In the Pelotomaculum isophthalicicum JI genome, one interval contains:
- the atpF gene encoding F0F1 ATP synthase subunit B: MEHFPNATLLAQVFDFVVLLILLRVFAYKPITKLLSDRQKLIGDSIAAAEQERQQAEQYKAEFEAELRRAREHAQEIIQKATKAGEDQAVEIIENAKNEAKRLKDSAVVEIQREKDKAVAEMREQAATLAVLVAGKILERQIDDKIQHELVQEFVKEAGELLC; this comes from the coding sequence TTGGAACATTTTCCAAATGCAACCCTGCTGGCGCAGGTCTTTGACTTCGTTGTTCTGTTGATTTTACTTAGAGTATTTGCCTACAAGCCGATTACCAAACTACTGTCCGATCGCCAAAAGCTTATTGGTGACAGTATCGCGGCCGCAGAGCAGGAAAGGCAGCAGGCTGAGCAGTATAAAGCAGAGTTTGAGGCGGAATTGCGCCGCGCCCGCGAGCATGCCCAGGAGATTATCCAGAAAGCTACCAAAGCGGGTGAGGATCAGGCTGTTGAAATCATTGAAAACGCCAAGAATGAGGCAAAGAGGCTGAAAGATTCGGCCGTTGTCGAGATTCAGCGTGAAAAAGACAAGGCTGTCGCTGAGATGCGCGAACAGGCCGCGACTCTGGCCGTACTTGTGGCCGGCAAGATCCTGGAGCGCCAGATTGACGACAAGATCCAGCACGAGTTGGTCCAGGAGTTCGTTAAAGAGGCAGGGGAACTGCTATGCTAA
- a CDS encoding F0F1 ATP synthase subunit delta: MLKGAVAGRYSAALYDLAAESNNIDQIEDELKAVNAIFQDNTDLQKVLYHPQITAAAKKELLDQLFKGNISDLTLNFIKLLVDRRRETFFGDIASEFIAQANASRNMVEARVTSVVDLQDQEKGEFDQLLAKLTGKKVQVSYATDPSLIGGVLVRIGDKVIDGTIKAKLAALGDRLKQIS; the protein is encoded by the coding sequence ATGCTAAAAGGGGCTGTAGCAGGGCGCTACTCGGCGGCGTTATATGATCTCGCCGCGGAATCAAATAACATTGATCAAATAGAAGATGAATTAAAAGCCGTAAACGCGATCTTTCAAGATAACACCGACCTGCAAAAAGTGCTGTACCACCCCCAGATTACGGCTGCCGCGAAGAAGGAACTGCTTGACCAGTTGTTTAAGGGGAATATATCAGATTTGACCCTTAACTTTATTAAATTGCTGGTGGACCGCCGGCGGGAGACGTTTTTTGGGGATATCGCTTCGGAGTTTATCGCCCAGGCCAACGCGTCACGTAATATGGTGGAGGCCCGGGTCACTTCTGTGGTAGATTTGCAGGATCAGGAAAAAGGTGAGTTTGACCAGTTGCTGGCCAAGCTGACCGGCAAAAAAGTGCAGGTTTCTTATGCTACAGATCCGTCTCTGATCGGGGGAGTGTTGGTCCGGATCGGGGACAAGGTAATTGACGGCACGATTAAGGCCAAGTTGGCTGCCCTCGGAGATCGTCTCAAGCAAATCAGCTAA
- the atpA gene encoding F0F1 ATP synthase subunit alpha, giving the protein MNLRPEEISSIIRQQIDKYQTQIEMTDVGTVIQVGDGIARVYGLMECMSMELLEFPGGVLGMALNLEEDNIGCVILGPYKHIKEGDTVKRTGRIVSVPVGDALIGRVVSPLGQPLDGKGPINSDKFLPVEKIAPGVMFRKKVHQPMMTGLKAIDSMTPIGRGQRELILGDRQTGKTAIAIDAIINQKGGDVICIYVAVGQKQSTVANVMQKLQDTGAMDYTIIVSATASDPAPLLYIAPFAGAAMGEEFMSQGKHVLIVYDDLSKQASAYRELSLLLRRPPGREAYPGDVFNLHSRLLERACKLSDDLGAGSMTALPIIETQAGDVSAYIPTNVISITDGQIFLEPDLFYAGIRPAVNVGISVSRVGGAAQVKAMKKVAGGLRIDLAQYRELAAFAQFGSDLDKATQARLTRGERMVELLKQDQYVPMPVEEQVASIYAASNGFLDDLPVEQVLPFEAEYLKYMRANKANLLEEIRTTGDLADKLQENLNAAIAEFKAEFKAAHGLA; this is encoded by the coding sequence ATGAATTTGCGACCTGAAGAAATCAGTTCGATTATCCGGCAGCAAATAGATAAATACCAGACACAGATCGAAATGACCGACGTGGGTACCGTTATCCAGGTCGGTGACGGGATCGCCCGGGTATACGGCCTGATGGAATGTATGTCCATGGAACTGCTGGAATTCCCAGGCGGCGTGCTGGGGATGGCCCTCAACCTGGAAGAAGACAATATCGGCTGTGTTATTCTCGGCCCGTACAAGCATATTAAAGAGGGCGACACCGTCAAGCGCACCGGCCGGATCGTTTCGGTGCCGGTGGGCGACGCCCTGATTGGCCGGGTGGTTAGCCCGCTAGGCCAGCCGCTGGACGGCAAGGGTCCGATCAATAGCGACAAGTTTCTTCCCGTTGAAAAGATCGCCCCGGGCGTTATGTTCCGGAAGAAGGTGCACCAGCCGATGATGACCGGCTTAAAAGCCATCGACTCGATGACCCCGATTGGCCGCGGCCAGCGGGAGTTAATCCTCGGCGACCGTCAGACCGGCAAGACCGCGATAGCCATCGACGCGATCATCAACCAAAAGGGCGGCGACGTGATCTGCATCTATGTTGCCGTCGGCCAGAAGCAGTCTACCGTCGCCAACGTGATGCAGAAGCTGCAGGACACCGGCGCGATGGACTACACCATCATCGTTTCCGCCACTGCTTCCGACCCGGCCCCGCTGCTCTATATCGCTCCGTTCGCGGGCGCCGCCATGGGCGAGGAATTCATGTCCCAGGGCAAACACGTTTTAATCGTCTACGATGACCTGTCCAAACAGGCGTCCGCTTACCGCGAGCTCTCGCTGCTGCTGCGCCGGCCGCCTGGACGCGAGGCTTACCCGGGCGACGTTTTCAACCTGCACAGCCGGCTGCTGGAGCGGGCTTGCAAGCTTTCGGACGACCTCGGCGCCGGTTCCATGACCGCGCTGCCGATTATTGAAACTCAGGCGGGTGACGTTTCCGCCTATATTCCGACTAACGTCATTTCTATTACCGACGGCCAGATCTTCCTTGAGCCCGACCTGTTTTACGCCGGTATCCGCCCGGCGGTGAACGTGGGTATCTCGGTGTCCCGGGTCGGCGGCGCGGCCCAGGTGAAAGCGATGAAAAAAGTCGCCGGCGGCCTGCGCATCGACTTGGCCCAGTACCGCGAACTGGCCGCTTTCGCCCAGTTCGGCTCCGATCTGGACAAGGCTACGCAAGCCAGGCTGACCCGCGGCGAGCGCATGGTGGAGTTGCTCAAGCAAGACCAGTACGTGCCGATGCCGGTGGAAGAGCAAGTGGCGAGCATATACGCCGCATCCAACGGTTTCCTCGACGACCTGCCGGTCGAGCAGGTGCTGCCGTTTGAAGCGGAATACTTGAAGTATATGAGGGCCAATAAAGCCAACCTGCTTGAGGAAATCCGCACGACCGGCGATCTGGCGGATAAGTTGCAGGAAAACCTGAATGCAGCCATTGCAGAGTTTAAGGCCGAATTCAAAGCCGCTCACGGTCTGGCGTAA